A genomic region of Rhodococcus pyridinivorans contains the following coding sequences:
- the sufB gene encoding Fe-S cluster assembly protein SufB, translating to MTVASDQTSGTAPLTQEETIDSLGHYEYGWADPDTAGATAQRGLSEEVVRDISAKKNEPEWMLDIRLKALRTFDKKPMPVWGSNLDGIDFDNIKYFVRSTEKQAASWDELPEDIKNTYDRLGIPEAEKQRLIAGVAAQYESEVVYHQIREDLESQGVIFLDTDSGLREHPELFKEYFGTVIPAGDNKFSALNTAVWSGGSFIYVPPGVHVDIPLQAYFRINTENMGQFERTLIIVDEGASVHYVEGCTAPIYKSDSLHSAVVEIIVKKGGHCRYTTIQNWSNNVFNLVTKRTKVEAGGSMEWIDGNIGSKVTMKYPAVWMMGEHARGEVLSVAFAGEGQHQDTGAKMLHLAPHTSSTIVSKSVARGGGRASYRGLVQVNKGAHGSKSTVKCDALLVDQISRSDTYPYVDIREDDVTMGHEATVSKVSDDQLFYLMSRGLDEDEAMAMVVRGFVEPIAKELPMEYALELNRLIELQMEGAVG from the coding sequence ATGACCGTCGCATCGGATCAGACGTCCGGAACCGCGCCGCTGACGCAGGAAGAGACGATCGATTCTCTCGGCCACTACGAATACGGCTGGGCGGACCCCGACACCGCGGGCGCCACGGCACAGCGCGGCCTGTCCGAAGAGGTCGTGCGGGACATCTCCGCCAAGAAGAACGAGCCCGAGTGGATGCTCGATATCCGCCTCAAGGCGCTGCGCACCTTCGACAAGAAGCCGATGCCGGTGTGGGGCTCGAACCTCGACGGAATCGACTTCGACAACATCAAGTACTTCGTGCGCTCGACGGAGAAGCAGGCCGCGAGCTGGGACGAGCTCCCCGAGGACATCAAGAACACCTACGACAGGCTGGGCATCCCGGAGGCGGAGAAGCAGCGCCTCATCGCCGGTGTCGCCGCCCAGTACGAGTCCGAGGTGGTCTACCACCAGATCCGCGAGGACCTCGAGAGCCAGGGCGTGATCTTCCTCGACACCGACTCGGGCCTGCGCGAGCACCCCGAGCTGTTCAAGGAGTACTTCGGCACGGTCATCCCGGCCGGCGACAACAAGTTCTCCGCCCTGAACACCGCGGTGTGGTCGGGTGGCTCGTTCATCTACGTCCCGCCGGGTGTGCACGTCGACATTCCGCTGCAGGCCTACTTCCGCATCAACACGGAGAACATGGGCCAGTTCGAGCGCACCCTGATCATCGTCGACGAGGGCGCCTCGGTGCACTACGTCGAGGGCTGCACCGCCCCGATCTACAAGTCCGACTCGCTGCACTCCGCGGTCGTCGAGATCATCGTCAAGAAGGGCGGCCACTGCCGCTACACGACCATCCAGAACTGGTCGAACAACGTCTTCAACCTGGTGACCAAGCGCACCAAGGTCGAGGCCGGCGGCTCGATGGAATGGATCGACGGCAACATCGGTTCCAAGGTGACGATGAAGTACCCGGCCGTGTGGATGATGGGCGAGCACGCTCGCGGTGAAGTGCTCTCCGTCGCCTTCGCCGGCGAGGGCCAGCACCAGGACACCGGCGCGAAGATGCTGCACCTGGCGCCGCACACCTCCTCGACCATCGTGTCGAAGTCGGTGGCGCGCGGCGGTGGACGAGCCTCCTACCGCGGCCTCGTGCAGGTCAACAAGGGCGCCCACGGCTCGAAGTCGACCGTCAAGTGCGACGCGCTGCTCGTCGACCAGATCAGCCGTTCCGACACCTACCCGTACGTCGACATCCGTGAGGACGACGTCACGATGGGGCACGAGGCGACCGTCTCGAAGGTGAGCGACGACCAGCTGTTCTACCTGATGAGTCGCGGACTCGACGAGGACGAGGCCATGGCCATGGTGGTGCGCGGATTCGTCGAGCCCATCGCCAAGGAACTACCGATGGAGTACGCCCTCGAACTCAACCGCCTGATCGAACTGCAGATGGAAGGGGCAGTCGGCTAA
- a CDS encoding helix-turn-helix transcriptional regulator encodes MDRPSEFRHTGVVKYPSDTTDTAERAGHAPAATASRVEDTRKNPASTGREIPEGQTRAAVVQLLLEEGPITAPEIGERLGLSAAGVRRHLDALIESGEAQAAAPPRRQGRGRGRPARRFQLTAVGRARLGHSYDDLATAAMRHLRELGGDAAVEDFARRRVDSILGTIAPADENVDDVESVAEEIAGAFTASGFAASTRRVGTGVQICQHHCPVSHVAEQFPELCEAEQEAFVRILGTHVQRLATIANGDAFCTTHVPVLSKADAPRPEPPT; translated from the coding sequence ATACCCGTCCGACACCACCGACACCGCAGAACGCGCAGGTCACGCACCTGCCGCGACGGCGTCGCGCGTCGAGGACACCCGCAAGAATCCTGCTTCGACGGGCCGCGAGATCCCGGAGGGTCAGACCCGCGCCGCCGTCGTGCAGTTGCTGCTCGAAGAAGGTCCCATCACCGCGCCGGAGATCGGCGAGCGTCTGGGGCTCAGCGCCGCGGGCGTGCGACGCCATCTCGACGCGCTCATCGAGTCCGGTGAGGCGCAGGCCGCCGCGCCGCCGCGCAGGCAAGGACGCGGTCGTGGCCGCCCCGCCCGCCGCTTCCAGCTCACCGCCGTCGGACGCGCCCGCCTCGGGCACTCCTACGACGATCTCGCCACCGCCGCCATGCGGCACCTCCGCGAACTCGGCGGCGACGCTGCCGTGGAGGACTTCGCACGCCGCCGTGTGGACTCGATCCTCGGCACCATCGCGCCCGCCGACGAGAACGTCGACGACGTCGAGAGCGTCGCCGAGGAGATCGCCGGGGCGTTCACCGCCTCCGGTTTCGCCGCCTCGACCCGCCGCGTCGGCACCGGCGTGCAGATCTGCCAGCACCACTGCCCGGTCTCGCACGTCGCGGAGCAGTTCCCCGAACTGTGCGAGGCGGAGCAGGAGGCCTTCGTGCGGATCCTAGGAACCCACGTGCAACGCCTCGCGACGATCGCGAACGGCGACGCCTTCTGCACGACACACGTGCCCGTTCTCTCCAAAGCGGACGCGCCCCGTCCGGAGCCGCCTACGTGA